In Planctomycetota bacterium, the genomic stretch CCGCACACCACGGCCGGCAGTTCGAGGCTTGTGGCCGCCGTGGCGCGCAACGACCCGGCCATTGCCGGCCCCATCCTCTACGTCCGTGACCTTGGCGAGCAGAACCACAGGTTGATCGCGGCCCGGCCTGGGCGGCACCTGTACCGGTGGGACGAAGCGAGCTTCTCGCTCGTGCCGCTCGGCCCCGACGGTGTCTCAGCGGCCGCTCCGACCGGCAGGCCCTGACCTCTTGTTCCTGACCGGAGGCGATAGGCACTCCCGATGACCGACGCACCCGCCGCGCAGGGCTCGCCGAGCGATGCCCAACTCGCCGTGATCGTGCCCATGTTCAATGAGGCGGCCACAGTGGCCGAGCTGCTCGAGCGCCTCATTGCGGTGCCGCTGCGCATGCAGATCGTGGTCGTGGACGACGGTTCGACCGACGGCTCGCGCGACATCGTCGCCCGCTTCGCTCAGGCCCACCCCGCGGTGGAACTGGTCTGCCACGAGGCCAACCGCGGCAAGGGCGCCGCCGTGCGCACCGGCATCGCGCGCGCCCGCGGCGCCTATACGATCATCCAGGACGCCGACCTGGAATATGACCCAAACGACCTGGTGAGGCTCGTCGAGGCCGCCGAGCGCGAGAAGGCCAGCGTAGTCTACGGCTCGCGGATCCGCGGCGGCATGCCGTTTTCCTACCGCAGCTTCTACTGGGGCGGGCGGCTCGTGAGCCTGGTGGCCAGCGTGCTCTACTGTCAGCGCATCACCGACGAGCCGACCTGTTACAAGCTGTTCAAGACCGAGCTTCTCCAGAGCCTGCCGCTGCGCGAGGAGGGCTTCGGCTTCTGCGCCGAGGCGACCGCGCTGGTGTGCCGCCGCGGCCACCGCATCGTCGAGGTGCCCATCCGCTACCAGCCGCGGTCGCTGGAGGAAGGCAAGAAGATCCGCTGGACGGATGGCCTGCGCGCCATCTGGATCCTCATCCGCCACCGCTTCGGCAAGCGGCGCTGATTGCTGGGAGACGGGAAATGCCAGGCATCCACCATCCGGGGCGGCGACTCATCCTCGCCCTCGTTGTCCTTGCCGGTATCTATGGTCTGGTCGGCCGCTGGTGGGTGCTGGTGGATATTCCCCGCCACCAGGATGGCGTGTACGGGATGATCGCGCGGAACTACCTGAAGTACGGGTACCCCGATATGGGACTGGCGCAAATCGCGACGCCCGGCCCCGTGGTGCCGCGGCCCGAACGCGTGTACTACCAGAATCACCCGCCGCTGGCGCCCCTCCTGAGCTCGGCGGGTGTGGCGCTCTTCGGACCGCAAACCTGGGCCGTGCGGCTGCCGCACCTGGTCTGTGGCCTCGCGCTCGTGGCCGTGCTGGCCGTGCTGGCCGAGCGGATGTCGCGGGAGAGCGACGGGCCGCCCACGCCGGCGTGGGCTTGGGCCGCTGCCCTGGCCGGCGCGGTGCCGATCGCCGTGCGCTATGGCGGGGCATTCGTGGACGTTGTGGGCACGCCGCTCGCGCTGTCCACCTCGTTGGCGTCGCTGTTCTACCTTCGGTACTGTGAGTCGGGACGCGGACGCGACTTCGGGCTGCTCTTCGCGGCCTGCGTGGTCGGCCTTCTGTCGGACTGGCCGGCCTACGTCCTCTGCTTCGCGCTGGCGGGGCACGCGCTGGTGTACCGCTCGCGAGCGCGGCGCGGCGCGATGCTGGCTCTGCCGGCGGCAGCTCTCGCCTGCTTCGTGGGCCTGATGGCCTACGCGCGCGCGATTCCGCAGGAGGGCAACCTGCTTCAGCCCGTCGGCGAAGCCTATCGGAGCTGGGCCGTCGGCGGCAGCGCGCCCGAGGTCGGCCACATCCCGGCGACGACCCTCCTGGCCGACTTCCTGGGCAAGTTCGTCTTGCAGCTTTCGCCGCTCTCGCTCCTTGCGCTCGTGTGGCTGGCACGCCGCGCCTGGCCCGCCGTGCGGGCGCGCGAGAACCGCCGCGACCAGCATGTGCTGCTGCTCTGGCTCTGGCCGCTGCCCTACGTGGCCGCGTTCCCAACGATCTTCTACGCCCATCCCTACTACCATCTGCTGTTTCTGCCCGCCGTGGTGGTGACGGTGGCGCTGGTGGTCGAGGCTTGGGCACGTGGGGGAGGGCGCTGGCGCGGAGCCGCAAGCATTGGGGGCGCCGCGGTGCTGTTCCTCAGCTCCTTCTACGTCGTGACCGAGACGGACCGCTGGGAGCCGCTGCGCCACAAACAGGTGCGCTGGGCGGCCGACCTCGCAAAGCACACGCCGTTCGAGGAGAAGAGCGGATTCGTCCTCCACTATGCGCAGCAGATGCGCTTCGTTGCCGACCGCGCAGTAGTCGAGTACGCAGACACGCCGGCGAAGTTGGCGGCGCTGGGCCCGACCACGAGGGTCTTTGCGCCCCTCGCCCACCCGTGCGGCGACGCGGACCTCTTCGGAGCGTTGCAGGGGCGAGGCCCCGCGACGCTCTGCGGCTCTCTGGTCGCCTTTGGCCCGGACCCGGAGGGAGGCGGGTCGTGGGCGGATGGCATCCTCCGACGCCTGGCGAAGCAGGAGTTGGGTGCCGGGGTCACGCTGGAGAAACTCGCCTGCAAGGTGGTGCCGGCGCGCGACGGCTCGTCGCTGCTCCTGCTCGGCGCCGAGCTCTCGGGGACGCCGAGGGTTCTGCCTGGGGACACGCTGGAGTGGCAGGTGCGGTTTCTCGACGACGGGGGCAAGGTACTCGGTACAGCGTCCATGCCGGCCCAGGCCTCGGCCAGCTACTTCCTCGTCGCGCCGAAGCGATGGCGGGCCCGTGGCGGCCGGGCCGAGCTGGCGCTGAGGCACTGCACGACCGATGCCGCGTCGGTGGGCCGAGGGACGCGGCTGGCGCGCTTTGCGCTTCGCCTCCTCACGTGCCGCCTGTTGGGCAACCCGAAGCCCGCCGTACGCCCGCTCGGCCGGGTCGAGCTGGAAGTCCCCTGACCGGAGATGGCCATCGTTACCCACCACTCACAACCCTCGATAGTGATGCTCCTCGACAACGCCTTCCTGCCCGATCCCCGGGTAGCAAACGAGGCGCGGAGCCTGGCCGCGGCCGGCTATCGGGTGACGATCCTGGCCTGGGACCGCGAGAATGAGCGCCCGCCCATCGAGCGGTGGCACGGGGTGCGCCTCGAGCGCTTCGGCCCGCGCAGCCGCCACCACTTGGGTTCCCTTCAGGCCCTCTACCTGCTGGCCTTCTGGTGGCGCGCCTTCTGGCGCCTCCTGGAGCTGCGGGCCGACGCGATTCACTGCCACGACTTCGACACCCTGCCGCTCGGCTGGCTGGCGGCCGCGGTGAAGGGCTGCCGCCTGGTCTACGACGCGCACGAGAGCTATGCCGATATGCTCGGCGCGAATGTGGCGCCGTGGATCAAGCGAACGGTCACCTGGGCCGAACGGCTGCTGATCGGCCGCGCCGACGCCGTGCTCACCGTGGGCGAGTTGCTGGCGGCGGACCTCCGCCAGCGCGGGGCGCGACGCGCCTGGGTGGTCGGCAACTGGAAGCGCCTCGACGAATTCGCCTTCGACCCCGCGGCCCTGGCGGCCCGGCGCCGCGAGGCCGCCCCCGAGGGCCGCCTGCTCGTGGCCTACATCGGCTGGCTGAATGTGGACCGCGGCATCGCGCCCCTGCTCGAGGCCGTGGAGGCCGTGGACGGCGTGGTCCTGCTCGTGGGCGGCGACGGGCCGGCGGCTGGCGACGTGCGCGCGGCCGCCGCCCGGTGCCCCCGCATCCGCTACCTGGGCTTTGTTGACCCCGTGCTGGTTCCGCTGTATACTTCGATGGCCGATGCGGTCTATCACGGCCTGGATGCGGCGAACCGGAACGCGCGGTTCAGCGCGCCCAACAAGCTTTTCGAGGCCCTCGCCGCGGGCCGGGCCGTGGTGTGCAACGATTGCGGCGAGCTCGGGCGCATCGTGCGCGAGGAGGGCTGCGGCATCGTAGTGCCGGAGCTCGCGCCGCGCGCGCTCGAAGGCGCGTTCCGCGAGCTGCTCGAGCCCGGCCGCCTGGCCGCATGCCAGGCCCGGGCCCGCGCGGCAGGCCGCGGCCGCTACCACTGGGCGGCTGCCGAACGCGCCCTGCTCGACCTCTACGCCGCCATCGGAGTCGCCCCCAAGGCAGGGGAACCCAATGCCTGACGCGCCCTTCGGCCTCCGTGGCCTCAAGCTCTCGGTCGTCATGCCCGTCTACAATGAGCGCGCGACCATCGAGGAAATCCTCCGCCGCGTCGAGGCCACGGGCCTGGCCCACGAGATCATCGCGGTGGACGACGCCTCGACCGACGGCACGCGCGGCGTGCTGGAGAGCCTGCCGCCGGGGCGCGTGCGGCTCCTGTGCCACGACGCCAACCGCGGCAAGGGCCGCGCCGTGCGCACCGGCATCGAGGCCGCCACGGGCGACATCATCCTCATCCAGGACGCGGACCTCGAGTACGACCCCGCCGACTACCCCGCGCTGTTGAAGCCGATCGTGGACGGCGTGGCCGACGTGGTGGTGGGCTCGCGGTTTCTCGGCGGGCCGCACCGCGTGCTCTACTTCTGGCACTACCAGGGCAACCGCCTGCTCACCACGCTCTCGAACGTGCTCACGAACCTGAACCTCACCGACATGGAGTGCTGCTACAAGGTCTTCCGCGCCGAGCTCCTGCGCCGCCTGGTGCTCCGCAGCGAGCGGTTCGGCATCGAGCCCGAGCTGATCGCGCGCGTGGCCCAGCTCGGCTGCCGCATCTACGAGGTGCCCGTCGCCTACTTCGGCCGCGACTACGCACACGGCAAGAAGATCACCTGGCGCGACGGCCTGGCGGCCCTCTGGCACATCCTGCGCTTCTCGCTCACGCGGCCGCGGCTGCGGCCCGGATCCCCCGACCGCCCCGAACGCCGGGAATAGGCCGATGATCATCATCCTTGGGGCTGGCTTGGCCGGCCTGAGCACAGCGTATCATCTGCGCCGAGCGGGATGCCGGGCTCTTGCTCTCCACGAGCGCGAGGAGCGCCCCGGGGGCCTGTGCCGCTCTGAGGCGCGCGGCGGCTTCACCTTCGACTGCACCGGCCACTTCCTCCACCTGCGCACGCCCGAGATGGCGCGGCTGGCCGGCCGCCTGCTCGGACGCGAGTTGGCGACGGTCGTCCGCAGCTCCTGGGTCTGGTCGCAGGGGGTCTACACCCGCTATCCGTTTCAGACAAACACCTTCGGCCTGCCCATCGAGACCGTGAAGGAAGTGCTCCTGGGCTACATCCAGGCGATGCTCGACCGCGAATCACGCGAATCGGCGCGAATGAACGCCACGCGTATGAGATCGAAGCCCCAAAGCTTCGAGCAGTGGATTCACGAGACCTTCGGAGCAGGCATCGCCAAGCACTTCATGATCCCCTACAACGAGAAGCTGTGGGGTATTCACCCACGGTTCCTCAGCACCGAGTGGATGGGGCGCTACGTGCCGCCCGCTCCGATCGAGCAGGTGATCGAAGGCGCGCTCACCGACAAGGCCTCCGGCGAGGGCTACAACGCCACGTTTCGCTACCCGCGCGCCGGGGGCATCGAAACGCTCGTCCGCGCGCTCGCCGCACGGGCCGGCCCCATCCGCGTCGGCTCCGAGGCCGTGGCGATTGACCCGCGGCGCCGCCGCGTGGAGTTCGCCGACGGCTCGCGCGCCGACTACGCGGCCCTCGTGAGCACCCTGCCGCTGCCCGAGCTGGTGGCGCGCCTGCGCCCCGTGCCCGACCGCGTGCGCGACGCGGCGGCGAGGCTCCGCTGGGCCTCGCTCTACTCGGTGAATCTCGGCCTGGGGCGCGATGCCACCGACGGGCGGCAGTGGGTCTATGTGCCCGAGCGGCGCTTCCCCTTCTACCGCGTGGGCTGCTTCTCGAACGTCGCGGCCTCGATGGCCCCCCGCGGTGGCGCCGCCGTGTGGACTGAGGTCTCCTACCCCCCCGCCCGCCCGCTCGACCGCTCGCGCGTCCGGCGGCAGATTCTCGACGGCCTCCGGGAGATGGGCTGGCTGCGCCGCCGCCGCGACATCGCCATCGAATGGCAGCTCGATATCCCGTTCGCCTACGTGATCTATGACGCGCACCGTCGCC encodes the following:
- a CDS encoding glycosyltransferase family 39 protein, which gives rise to MPGIHHPGRRLILALVVLAGIYGLVGRWWVLVDIPRHQDGVYGMIARNYLKYGYPDMGLAQIATPGPVVPRPERVYYQNHPPLAPLLSSAGVALFGPQTWAVRLPHLVCGLALVAVLAVLAERMSRESDGPPTPAWAWAAALAGAVPIAVRYGGAFVDVVGTPLALSTSLASLFYLRYCESGRGRDFGLLFAACVVGLLSDWPAYVLCFALAGHALVYRSRARRGAMLALPAAALACFVGLMAYARAIPQEGNLLQPVGEAYRSWAVGGSAPEVGHIPATTLLADFLGKFVLQLSPLSLLALVWLARRAWPAVRARENRRDQHVLLLWLWPLPYVAAFPTIFYAHPYYHLLFLPAVVVTVALVVEAWARGGGRWRGAASIGGAAVLFLSSFYVVTETDRWEPLRHKQVRWAADLAKHTPFEEKSGFVLHYAQQMRFVADRAVVEYADTPAKLAALGPTTRVFAPLAHPCGDADLFGALQGRGPATLCGSLVAFGPDPEGGGSWADGILRRLAKQELGAGVTLEKLACKVVPARDGSSLLLLGAELSGTPRVLPGDTLEWQVRFLDDGGKVLGTASMPAQASASYFLVAPKRWRARGGRAELALRHCTTDAASVGRGTRLARFALRLLTCRLLGNPKPAVRPLGRVELEVP
- a CDS encoding glycosyltransferase family 2 protein; translated protein: MPDAPFGLRGLKLSVVMPVYNERATIEEILRRVEATGLAHEIIAVDDASTDGTRGVLESLPPGRVRLLCHDANRGKGRAVRTGIEAATGDIILIQDADLEYDPADYPALLKPIVDGVADVVVGSRFLGGPHRVLYFWHYQGNRLLTTLSNVLTNLNLTDMECCYKVFRAELLRRLVLRSERFGIEPELIARVAQLGCRIYEVPVAYFGRDYAHGKKITWRDGLAALWHILRFSLTRPRLRPGSPDRPERRE
- a CDS encoding FAD-dependent oxidoreductase, yielding MIIILGAGLAGLSTAYHLRRAGCRALALHEREERPGGLCRSEARGGFTFDCTGHFLHLRTPEMARLAGRLLGRELATVVRSSWVWSQGVYTRYPFQTNTFGLPIETVKEVLLGYIQAMLDRESRESARMNATRMRSKPQSFEQWIHETFGAGIAKHFMIPYNEKLWGIHPRFLSTEWMGRYVPPAPIEQVIEGALTDKASGEGYNATFRYPRAGGIETLVRALAARAGPIRVGSEAVAIDPRRRRVEFADGSRADYAALVSTLPLPELVARLRPVPDRVRDAAARLRWASLYSVNLGLGRDATDGRQWVYVPERRFPFYRVGCFSNVAASMAPRGGAAVWTEVSYPPARPLDRSRVRRQILDGLREMGWLRRRRDIAIEWQLDIPFAYVIYDAHRRRATETILRHLAKRDIYSIGRYGRWEYSSMEDALLQGRETAQRLLERHET
- a CDS encoding glycosyltransferase, whose translation is MAIVTHHSQPSIVMLLDNAFLPDPRVANEARSLAAAGYRVTILAWDRENERPPIERWHGVRLERFGPRSRHHLGSLQALYLLAFWWRAFWRLLELRADAIHCHDFDTLPLGWLAAAVKGCRLVYDAHESYADMLGANVAPWIKRTVTWAERLLIGRADAVLTVGELLAADLRQRGARRAWVVGNWKRLDEFAFDPAALAARRREAAPEGRLLVAYIGWLNVDRGIAPLLEAVEAVDGVVLLVGGDGPAAGDVRAAAARCPRIRYLGFVDPVLVPLYTSMADAVYHGLDAANRNARFSAPNKLFEALAAGRAVVCNDCGELGRIVREEGCGIVVPELAPRALEGAFRELLEPGRLAACQARARAAGRGRYHWAAAERALLDLYAAIGVAPKAGEPNA
- a CDS encoding glycosyltransferase family 2 protein; the protein is MTDAPAAQGSPSDAQLAVIVPMFNEAATVAELLERLIAVPLRMQIVVVDDGSTDGSRDIVARFAQAHPAVELVCHEANRGKGAAVRTGIARARGAYTIIQDADLEYDPNDLVRLVEAAEREKASVVYGSRIRGGMPFSYRSFYWGGRLVSLVASVLYCQRITDEPTCYKLFKTELLQSLPLREEGFGFCAEATALVCRRGHRIVEVPIRYQPRSLEEGKKIRWTDGLRAIWILIRHRFGKRR